Proteins from a single region of Sebastes umbrosus isolate fSebUmb1 chromosome 8, fSebUmb1.pri, whole genome shotgun sequence:
- the si:ch211-214j8.12 gene encoding F-box/LRR-repeat protein 4: MPLFRALGEHGGGFNALPERRRRRRKRMGNMEWMGSCGKTDENGSVLSLTRLCLLSLVDNMKEVWVKDYADNYLDHYSFRYIIGPFSLLPGELVEQLIWLLCTRKQMSRAALHLLLVPQLRGLSLERCPGLVTSALCAHIAARCQGLRSLDLSGAQQLPSKVLIETLGCLPALRSLSLAGTPCDRFVIRTIARRCLSLRHLDISRCHSLPPAALLPLGGGTSFPSSDCPSRSPRCTSASQSCISSSCSEPLPPLPLSSLLALDIGFGEQEGDPVAAAAYLLLSLPCLERVAMEGLAQACCLIEHQQFGQTDEFTDREGVPRLGEVWRERRQSQGMDGWRKKREGVAADEEDEEDEKEEEILWEGYGSDGEDDASRDEGPSCTQNQAEEKMRGRGTSGDERLILRLKDIKGLSCDSLDSLSRACPNVCSVSVNLGDCENTTGRSQGSVLAAGFQAWSGQLRSLSVHYPGPLVDLLPASQVAGSSLVSLTLEGVKTSTHTPLLEVIRACPRLRDLLISAEPPTTPQEEEEEDEEDQRDDRDLPQLPDLCSLTLNFSYEHSQRKPVMSWMSLKRVLKYLLTGSPLLEELSLVSLPCPLNCVLQNVLDSDLYLSAESTDSPPMPLGQVQRIVLPRTDVEIATVKSIMRRSKRVKYVDVSYCLQISRRECLACETSSGVQVVWLQ; this comes from the exons ATGCCTCTGTTTCGGGCTTTGGGTGAACATGGTGGTGGGTTCAATGCTCTGcccgagaggaggaggaggaggaggaagaggatggggAATATGGAGTGGATGGGGAGCTGCGGGAAGACAGATGAAAATGGCTCTGTCCTGTCGTTGACACGGTTGTGTCTGCTGAGCCTGGTAGACAACATGAAGGAAGTGTGGGTGAAGGACTACGCTGACAACTACCTGGATCATTATTCATTCAGATACATCATAGGGCCTTTCAGTTTACTGC CGGGCGAGCTGGTCGAGCAGCTGATATGGCTGCTGTGCACCAGAAAGCAGATGTCCCGGGCGGCCCTCCACCTCCTGCTGGTCCCACAACTCCGTGGCCTGTCTCTGGAAAGGTGTCCTGGTCTGGTCACCTCCGCCCTCTGTGCCCACATTGCTGCACGTTGCCAG GGTCTGAGGAGTCTAGACCTATCTGGAGCCCAGCAGCTGCCCTCAAAGGTCCTGATTGAAACCCTCGGCTGTCTTCCTGCCCTGCGCTCCCTCTCCCTGGCTGGTACACCTTGTGACAGATTTGTCATCAGGACGATCGCCCGCCGCTGTCTTTCACTTCGCCATCTGGACATATCTCGCTGTCACTCCCTTCCCCCTGCTGCACTACTTCCTCTTGGAGGTGGGACTTCCTTTCCCTCCTCTGACTGTCCCTCTCGGTCACCTCGTTGCACCTCTGCGTCCCAATCTTGTATTTCCTCTTCTTGCTCCGAACCCCTGCCTCCTCTCCCCCTCAGCAGTCTGCTGGCTCtggatattgggtttggggaaCAAGAGGGAGACCCTGTGGCGGCAGCAGcctacctcctcctctctctgccctgCCTGGAGAGAGTGGCCATGGAGGGCCTCGCGCAGGCCTGCTGTCTCATCGAGCACCAACAGTTCGGCCAGACGGATGAGTTCACTGACAGAGAGGGAGTTCCCAGGCTGGGGGAGGTGTGGAGGGAGCGGAGGCAAAGCCAGGGCATGGACGGttggaggaaaaagagagaaggagtggcagcagatgaagaagatgaggaggatgaaaaggaggaggagatatTGTGGGAGGGGTATGGCAGTGACGGTGAGGATGATGCAAGTAGAGATGAAGGGCCAAGTTGCACTCAGAACCAAGCAGAGGAAAAAATGAGAGGAAGAGGTACGTCAGGTGATGAACGCCTGATCCTGCGCCTGAAGGACATCAAGGGCTTATCATGTGACTCTCTGGACAGTTTAAGTCGTGCATGTCCAAACGTCTGCTCCGTATCTGTGAATCTCGGGGATTGTGAAAACACGACAGGAAGAAGCCAGGGGTCTGTGTTAGCCGCGGGCTTCCAGGCGTGGTCGGGTCAGCTGCGGAGCCTCTCGGTACACTACCCAGGCCCTCTGGTGGATCTCCTACCTGCCTCGCAGGTTGCAGGCTCCTCTTTGGTCTCTCTCACCCTAGAGGGGGTGAAAACCAGCACTCACACCCCTCTGCTGGAGGTCATCAGGGCCTGTCCCAGACTCAGAGACCTGCTCATCTCTGCCGAGCCTCCCACCACCccacaggaagaagaagaagaagatgaggaggatCAGCGGGACGATCGGGATCTTCCACAGCTGCCTGACCTCTGCTCCCTCACACTCAA TTTCTCCTACGAGCACAGCCAAAGGAAGCCCGTCATGTCCTGGATGTCCCTGAAGAGGGTGCTCAAGTATCTCCTGACTGGTTCTCCTTTACTGGAGGAGCTCTCACTGGTCTCCCTGCCTTGCCCCTTGAACTGTGTTTTACAGAACGTATTGGACTCAGATCTGTATCTCTCTGCAGAGTCCACAGACTCACCTCCCATGCCACTGGGACAGGTACAACGCATTGTCCTGCCGCGGACTGATGTGGAGATTGCAACAGTGAAAAGTATAATGCGACGCAGCAAGAGAGTCAAGTATGTAGATGTGAGTTACTGCTTGCAAATCAGTCGCCGCGAGTGTTTGGCCTGCGAGACATCCAGCGGAGTCCAAGTTGTCTGGCTCCAGTGA